In Phormidium yuhuli AB48, one genomic interval encodes:
- a CDS encoding BamA/TamA family outer membrane protein: MTVDNSKWSSVTLLSMAIAVLFGDAGQAMENKTLQKSLEVESSPLATLTSDLPQESSQRNSEVQLDLDTSVSEPSVSEQLEAQASQEPPQMEPPRVEYPQMEESSLWQFSQTGPEQLAQETGGPEPRLDLEQPNDVSLDISPPELSSQLDSNRPQTLAQAETPQPQVLVSEVLVRKIDGQPLRLELQNEVYDSIQTQPGRTTTSRQLQEDVNAIYATGFFGRVEPQAEETPLGVRIIFEVLPNPTLNQVAVQNNQVLTQERVDEIFGDQYGQILNLRDFQDGVEAINRWYQTNGYVLAQVIDPPPLPETGPVSPPPVSPDGVVTLDVAEGEIEGIELRFLSEDGQLVDEEGQPIRGRTRPFIVTREMQTQPGDVFNRDRIQQDLQRVFGLGLFEDINLSVEPGSDPRKAVIVLNAIEGSFGSVAAGGGFSSVGGFFGTASYQEQNFGGNNQVLGAEVQLGTRGLFFDVNFTDPWIGGDPFRTAYNVNLFRRRSISLVYDSGPNQPEVNLENGDRPRIDRIGGALTFTRPLTRDVFDNRQAWTASLGLQVQEVTIRDSDGDRTPRDAEGNLLSANESGTDFMASVRLGLARDRRNNQLDPTRGDRVSFSTEQVLPFDDNVFFNRLRGSYSYYVPVNILDIEGSQSLAFNVQGGTIIGDMPPYEAFVLGGVNSVRGYAEGALGAGRSFLQATAEYRFPIVSIIGGVAFLDVGTDLGTASDVPGNPAGVRDKPGTGFGYGLGLRIQSPLGPIRVDFALNDEGENRFHFGIGQRF; the protein is encoded by the coding sequence GTGACTGTAGATAATTCAAAATGGTCGTCCGTGACCCTATTGTCCATGGCGATCGCCGTTCTCTTCGGCGATGCAGGTCAGGCCATGGAGAACAAAACCTTACAAAAATCTCTGGAGGTGGAGTCTTCGCCCTTGGCGACACTCACATCAGACTTGCCCCAAGAGTCATCCCAGAGGAACTCAGAGGTACAGCTAGACCTCGATACCTCAGTATCGGAGCCATCAGTATCGGAGCAATTAGAAGCCCAAGCCAGTCAGGAGCCGCCCCAGATGGAGCCTCCTCGGGTGGAGTATCCCCAAATGGAGGAATCTTCTCTCTGGCAGTTCTCCCAAACAGGGCCAGAGCAGCTCGCCCAAGAGACGGGTGGGCCTGAGCCAAGGTTAGATCTAGAGCAACCCAACGATGTCAGCCTAGACATCTCCCCACCTGAACTGAGCTCCCAACTGGACTCAAACCGTCCCCAAACCTTGGCCCAAGCGGAAACTCCACAACCTCAGGTCTTGGTTTCAGAAGTCCTGGTGCGGAAAATTGATGGTCAACCCCTGCGGTTAGAGCTGCAAAATGAAGTCTATGACAGCATTCAGACCCAGCCGGGACGCACGACCACTAGCCGTCAACTCCAGGAAGATGTCAACGCCATCTACGCGACGGGCTTCTTTGGCCGGGTGGAACCCCAAGCTGAAGAAACGCCCTTGGGGGTACGGATTATTTTTGAAGTCTTGCCTAACCCCACCCTGAACCAAGTAGCGGTGCAAAATAATCAAGTCCTAACTCAAGAGCGAGTGGATGAGATTTTCGGCGATCAGTATGGTCAAATTCTCAATCTGCGGGACTTCCAAGACGGGGTAGAAGCCATCAATCGTTGGTATCAGACCAACGGCTACGTACTAGCTCAGGTGATTGACCCACCCCCCTTGCCAGAAACGGGTCCCGTGAGTCCTCCCCCAGTCTCCCCGGATGGGGTGGTGACGCTCGATGTGGCTGAAGGGGAAATTGAGGGTATTGAACTGCGCTTCCTCAGTGAGGATGGTCAGCTGGTGGATGAAGAAGGACAACCCATCCGAGGACGGACTCGGCCCTTTATCGTGACTCGGGAGATGCAAACTCAACCGGGAGATGTTTTTAATCGCGATCGCATTCAACAGGATTTACAGCGTGTCTTCGGGTTAGGGCTCTTTGAAGACATTAATCTCTCTGTAGAACCCGGCAGTGACCCCCGCAAAGCCGTGATTGTGCTCAATGCCATTGAAGGGAGTTTTGGCTCTGTAGCCGCCGGTGGGGGCTTTAGTTCTGTGGGGGGCTTCTTCGGAACCGCTAGTTATCAAGAACAAAACTTTGGCGGTAACAACCAAGTGCTGGGGGCAGAAGTGCAACTGGGAACGCGGGGTTTGTTTTTTGATGTTAACTTCACCGACCCTTGGATTGGTGGCGACCCCTTCCGCACGGCCTATAACGTTAATCTCTTCCGCCGTCGGTCCATTTCCTTGGTCTATGACAGTGGCCCCAACCAGCCAGAGGTCAATTTGGAAAATGGGGATCGCCCCCGAATTGACCGGATTGGAGGAGCGTTGACCTTCACCCGTCCCCTGACTCGGGATGTATTTGATAACCGTCAAGCGTGGACTGCCTCCCTGGGACTACAGGTGCAGGAAGTGACCATTCGTGATTCCGATGGCGATCGCACCCCTCGCGATGCCGAAGGGAACCTCCTCTCAGCGAATGAAAGCGGCACCGACTTCATGGCCAGTGTGCGTCTTGGGTTAGCCCGCGATCGCCGTAATAACCAGCTCGACCCCACTCGGGGCGATCGGGTCAGCTTCAGTACTGAACAAGTACTGCCGTTTGACGACAATGTCTTCTTTAACCGCCTGCGAGGCAGCTATAGCTACTATGTCCCGGTGAATATCCTCGACATTGAAGGCTCCCAATCCCTAGCCTTCAACGTACAGGGAGGCACCATCATTGGCGATATGCCCCCCTATGAAGCCTTTGTCCTCGGTGGTGTCAACTCGGTACGAGGCTATGCTGAGGGAGCCTTAGGAGCCGGCCGTTCCTTCCTGCAAGCCACCGCCGAATATCGCTTCCCCATCGTTTCCATCATTGGAGGAGTGGCATTCCTGGATGTGGGGACTGATTTAGGAACCGCCAGTGATGTCCCCGGGAACCCCGCTGGTGTCCGGGATAAACCGGGAACGGGCTTTGGCTATGGCTTAGGACTGCGGATTCAATCTCCCCTAGGACCCATCCGGGTTGACTTTGCCCTCAACGACGAGGGAGAAAACCGCTTCCACTTCGGGATTGGTCAGCGGTTCTAG
- the lpxB gene encoding lipid-A-disaccharide synthase produces MRQRIFISTGEVSGDLQGALLIEALHRRAQRQGTSLEILALGGDRMAAAGATLLAHTSGIGSVGLLESLPFLLPTLRVQRQALETLRSQPPDLVILIDYMGPNLGLGNAIKREFPQVPIIYYIAPQTWVWSPSDRDALRLVSLCDRLLAIFPEEARYFRERGATVTWVGHPLVDHLAAAPDRETARRALNLTPEDLVIALLPASRHQELKYLVPPIFQAARVLQEKFPQAKFWIPLSLEIYRDRLQQALSDVGLTAEITSDRRLERLAAADLAISKSGTVNLELALLNVPQIALYAVHPLTASFARRILGFEIEFMSPPNLVTMTSIIPELMQEEVTPENILQEALSLLCEPQRRQAMQENYGQMRQQIGEVGVCDRAAEEIFAQLRQPGPICP; encoded by the coding sequence GTGAGGCAACGGATTTTTATTAGTACTGGGGAAGTGTCGGGGGATTTACAGGGAGCCTTGTTGATTGAGGCCCTGCATCGTCGGGCCCAACGGCAGGGAACCTCTCTGGAGATTTTGGCCTTGGGGGGCGATCGCATGGCGGCGGCTGGGGCAACTCTGCTGGCTCACACAAGTGGTATTGGCTCGGTGGGCCTGTTGGAGTCATTACCCTTTCTGCTGCCGACCTTGCGGGTGCAACGACAGGCTCTGGAGACTCTGCGATCGCAGCCCCCGGATTTGGTGATTCTCATTGACTATATGGGACCGAATCTGGGCTTAGGCAATGCCATTAAACGGGAGTTTCCCCAGGTTCCCATTATTTACTATATTGCCCCCCAAACCTGGGTCTGGTCTCCGAGCGATCGCGATGCCTTGCGCCTGGTGTCTCTGTGCGATCGCCTCTTAGCCATCTTCCCGGAAGAGGCGCGCTATTTCCGAGAACGGGGAGCAACGGTGACCTGGGTGGGCCATCCCCTGGTGGATCACCTCGCGGCTGCCCCCGATCGCGAGACGGCCCGACGGGCCTTGAACCTGACCCCAGAGGACCTCGTGATTGCCCTCCTCCCCGCCTCCCGCCATCAGGAACTTAAATATCTCGTCCCCCCCATCTTCCAGGCCGCGCGAGTGCTTCAGGAGAAATTCCCCCAGGCGAAGTTTTGGATTCCCCTCTCCCTAGAGATTTACCGCGATCGCCTCCAACAGGCTCTCAGTGACGTGGGCCTAACGGCCGAAATCACCAGCGATCGCCGCCTAGAACGTCTGGCCGCCGCCGATTTAGCCATCAGCAAATCCGGAACTGTTAACCTAGAACTCGCCTTGCTGAACGTGCCACAAATCGCTCTCTACGCCGTGCATCCCCTAACGGCCAGTTTTGCCCGCCGAATTTTGGGGTTTGAGATTGAGTTCATGTCTCCCCCCAACCTCGTGACCATGACCTCGATTATCCCCGAACTCATGCAAGAAGAGGTGACCCCCGAGAATATCCTCCAGGAAGCCCTGAGCTTACTCTGTGAGCCTCAGCGTCGCCAAGCGATGCAAGAAAACTATGGTCAAATGCGGCAACAGATTGGGGAGGTGGGGGTCTGCGATCGCGCCGCCGAGGAAATTTTCGCCCAATTGAGACAACCGGGTCCCATCTGCCCGTAA
- the lpxC gene encoding UDP-3-O-acyl-N-acetylglucosamine deacetylase: MSVSPLPPLPSPCDLTQGGRTLLRSLSRTGVGLHSGQTTQVSLHPAPPGHGRRLQRQDLPGTPPLHLSPDRVQPSALCTQVVQGEVCAQTVEHLLAALGARGLTDVLIELDGPEVPLLDGSARDWVEAIDEAGVSERVSPDSGPAPLPEPIWIYEGDAFVAAIPAPHLQFSYGIDFSAPAIGQQWQTWTPQREDFDQEIAPARTFGLAHEVESLRSRGLIRGGSLDNALVCDGEHWLNPPLRFANEPVRHKILDLVGDLSLLGPIPVAHILAYKASHRLHVRLAQCLRSRGYA; encoded by the coding sequence ATGTCTGTGTCTCCCCTCCCTCCTCTCCCCTCCCCCTGTGACCTGACTCAGGGGGGACGAACCTTATTGCGATCGCTCTCCCGCACCGGAGTGGGCCTCCATTCCGGCCAGACCACCCAAGTGTCTCTCCACCCTGCCCCACCGGGTCACGGTCGCCGTCTGCAACGGCAGGATTTACCGGGGACTCCTCCCCTGCATCTATCCCCAGACCGGGTTCAGCCGAGCGCCCTCTGTACCCAAGTGGTGCAAGGGGAGGTCTGCGCCCAAACCGTAGAACATCTCCTGGCGGCCCTAGGCGCTCGGGGCCTGACGGATGTGCTGATTGAGCTAGATGGGCCGGAAGTGCCCTTACTTGACGGGTCGGCCCGGGACTGGGTTGAGGCCATTGACGAGGCGGGGGTTAGCGAGAGAGTCTCTCCTGACTCAGGACCGGCACCTCTGCCGGAACCCATCTGGATTTATGAGGGAGATGCCTTTGTCGCTGCTATCCCAGCGCCCCATCTGCAATTTAGTTACGGTATTGACTTTAGCGCCCCTGCCATCGGCCAACAATGGCAAACCTGGACCCCCCAACGGGAAGACTTTGATCAAGAGATTGCCCCCGCTCGTACCTTTGGACTAGCCCATGAGGTAGAATCTTTACGAAGCCGGGGACTCATTCGGGGTGGCTCTTTAGACAATGCTCTCGTTTGTGACGGTGAACATTGGCTCAATCCCCCCCTGCGATTTGCAAATGAACCAGTGCGTCATAAAATCTTAGACTTAGTAGGAGATTTGAGCTTGCTCGGTCCGATTCCAGTGGCTCACATTCTTGCTTATAAAGCGAGCCATCGCCTGCATGTTCGCTTAGCTCAATGCCTGCGATCGCGTGGGTATGCCTAA
- the lpxA gene encoding acyl-ACP--UDP-N-acetylglucosamine O-acyltransferase, which translates to MIHPTAVIHPQAQLHPSVRVGAYAVIGEQVTIGRDTTIEAHVVIDGATNIGERNHIFPGAAIGLEPQDLKYEGAISGVSIGNDNRIREYVTINRATQGGEMTCIGDNNLLMAYVHVAHNCTIGNGVVITNAVELAGHVCVESNARIGGVVGVHQFVHIGQLSMVGGMSRIDRDVPPYMLVEGNPSRVRALNQVGLKRSGLMEVDEGQAFQALKKAFRLLYRSDLTLDRALDGLNMLPGTPEVQHLQRFLQASRQPGRRGPISGQRRHRGEAS; encoded by the coding sequence ATGATTCATCCAACTGCTGTCATTCATCCCCAGGCCCAACTTCACCCGAGCGTTCGTGTGGGTGCCTATGCCGTGATTGGCGAACAGGTCACCATCGGGCGAGATACCACCATTGAAGCCCATGTGGTGATTGATGGGGCAACGAACATTGGTGAGCGCAATCATATTTTTCCAGGGGCAGCCATTGGTCTAGAACCCCAAGATCTTAAGTATGAAGGGGCGATCAGTGGGGTCTCTATCGGCAATGATAACCGTATTCGGGAATATGTGACCATCAACCGAGCGACTCAAGGGGGGGAGATGACCTGCATTGGGGATAACAACTTGTTGATGGCCTATGTTCACGTGGCACACAACTGCACGATTGGCAATGGGGTCGTCATTACCAATGCGGTGGAACTGGCGGGTCATGTCTGTGTGGAGTCGAACGCTCGCATCGGTGGGGTGGTTGGGGTTCATCAGTTTGTCCATATTGGTCAGTTATCCATGGTGGGGGGAATGAGTCGCATCGATCGCGATGTTCCTCCCTATATGTTGGTGGAAGGAAACCCCAGCCGGGTTCGCGCTCTCAATCAGGTGGGGTTGAAACGGTCGGGGTTAATGGAGGTGGATGAGGGTCAAGCCTTTCAGGCGTTGAAAAAGGCCTTTCGCTTGCTCTATCGCTCGGATTTAACCCTCGATCGCGCTCTGGATGGTTTGAATATGTTGCCGGGTACTCCGGAGGTTCAACATTTACAGCGTTTCCTACAAGCCTCACGGCAACCGGGACGACGGGGTCCCATTAGTGGTCAACGACGCCATCGGGGTGAGGCATCGTGA
- the fabZ gene encoding 3-hydroxyacyl-ACP dehydratase FabZ, translated as MSTLIDANTNNAQHPETKPVSPPATMLSVSEIHRLLPHRYPFALVDRIIEYVPQKRAVGIKNVTVNEPHFQGHFPGKPIMPGVLIVEAMAQVGGVVLTQMHEMEDGLFTFAGIDNVRFRRPVVPGDQLVMTVELLWTKRRRFGKMYGRAEVEGQLASEGELMFSLMVE; from the coding sequence ATGTCCACACTTATTGACGCCAACACCAACAATGCCCAACATCCAGAAACCAAGCCGGTCTCACCCCCAGCGACTATGCTGAGTGTGAGTGAGATTCACCGTCTATTGCCCCATCGTTACCCCTTTGCTTTGGTGGATCGGATTATTGAATATGTACCCCAAAAACGGGCAGTGGGCATCAAAAATGTCACAGTCAATGAACCCCATTTTCAAGGACATTTCCCCGGAAAACCGATTATGCCGGGAGTTTTAATTGTCGAGGCCATGGCTCAGGTAGGTGGCGTTGTTCTCACCCAAATGCACGAAATGGAAGACGGCCTATTTACGTTCGCCGGAATTGATAATGTTCGTTTTCGTCGGCCCGTGGTTCCTGGAGATCAACTGGTCATGACGGTAGAACTGCTCTGGACGAAACGCCGCCGTTTTGGAAAAATGTACGGTCGTGCCGAAGTTGAGGGCCAGTTGGCCAGTGAAGGGGAATTGATGTTCTCGTTGATGGTGGAATAA
- a CDS encoding GerMN domain-containing protein, which produces MKDSAQKNRSLGLLAGLAVILVLGGVGVALYQQRGGDDLVQPPPDLTEPGEGGELTLTAAPEIYLLQDTGTDLQLSAMPIAIDEGNNVLTSGDPELMLTEAFEQLLELSETSPSLTAIPSGTRLENLQITDAGVRVDLSEEFTQGGGSASMLGRLDQVIYTASSMDPDTPVWLSVEGEPLELLGGEGLEVPQPMTRADAYTSSVQ; this is translated from the coding sequence ATGAAAGACTCAGCCCAAAAAAATCGTTCCCTTGGACTTCTCGCTGGCCTGGCCGTCATCCTCGTCCTCGGCGGTGTCGGTGTGGCCCTCTATCAGCAACGTGGGGGTGATGACCTTGTTCAACCTCCCCCAGACCTCACGGAACCGGGAGAGGGGGGAGAGTTAACCCTCACCGCTGCCCCAGAAATTTATCTGCTTCAGGATACGGGGACGGACTTACAACTGTCCGCCATGCCAATCGCCATTGACGAGGGCAACAACGTTCTCACCAGTGGCGACCCCGAGTTAATGCTCACGGAAGCCTTCGAGCAACTCCTGGAGCTATCGGAGACCTCACCGAGCTTGACCGCCATTCCCTCCGGGACTCGCTTAGAGAATCTACAAATTACCGATGCCGGGGTTCGGGTCGATCTCTCTGAGGAATTCACCCAAGGGGGGGGGTCGGCGTCCATGCTCGGTCGCCTGGACCAAGTGATTTACACCGCTAGCAGTATGGACCCAGACACCCCAGTTTGGCTCTCCGTCGAGGGGGAACCCCTAGAACTCCTCGGAGGAGAAGGGTTAGAGGTTCCCCAACCCATGACCCGAGCCGATGCCTATACATCCTCGGTGCAATAA
- the adhE gene encoding bifunctional acetaldehyde-CoA/alcohol dehydrogenase has protein sequence MTEFVTNLEQLEAHIARVKAAQEAYASFSQEQVDVIFKKAALAANAARIPLAKLAVEETSMGVVEDKVIKNHFASEIIYNKYKAEKTCGIIEEDKSFGIQRIAEPVGILAGIVPTTNPTSTAVFKALITLKTRNAIIFSPHPRAKRCTIEAAKIVRDAAVAAGAPENIIGWIDEPTVPLSQALMQHPDIKLILATGGPGMVKAAYSSGNPSLGVGAGNTPALIDASAHIKMAVSSILLSKTFDNGMICASEQSVVVLDEVYDEVRQEFIERGAYLLTPDEGDRLGKLIINNGRLNANIVGQSVENIAALADITIPENTRVLISEVNEISTDEPFAYEKLSPVLAMYRAQDFDEAVDKAEALVEFGGRGHTAVLYIKPSEVDHIKQFEDKMQTARVLINTPSSQGAIGDLYNFRLDPSLTLGCGTWGGNSISENVEPHHLLNVKTVAERRENMLWFRIPPKVYFKYGALPVALRELAGKQRALIVTDKPLYNLGMTASVETVLEDIGLKYTVFADVEPDPSLDTVNRGLAVMTSFQPDVIIALGGGSPMDAAKIMWLMYEHPEIEFEGLAMRFMDIRKRVYDLPQLGEKAVLVAIPTTSGTGSEVTPFAVVTDRRNDIKYPLADYALTPTMAIVDPELVLNMPKGLTAFGGIDALTHALEAYVSVLASEYTNGLALEAIRLIFKYLPDSYHQGAANPKAREKMHYAATMAGMAFANGFLGICHSIAHQLGATFHIPHGLANALMISHIIRYNATNAPFKQATFSQYKYPNAKWRYARIADHLQLGGETEDEKIVRLIQSVEQLKREVGIPSAMKEVIQMDEAQFKAQVDQVADRAFDDQCTVSNPRYPLITDLKQLILDAYYGNLDLSCLDGSQTEGLTGVPDVPAEPEVVMQ, from the coding sequence CAAGTATAAGGCCGAAAAAACCTGCGGCATTATCGAAGAAGATAAATCCTTTGGCATTCAAAGAATTGCCGAACCGGTGGGTATTTTGGCCGGCATTGTCCCCACAACGAACCCCACCTCAACCGCCGTTTTTAAGGCACTCATTACCTTAAAAACTCGCAATGCTATCATCTTCTCCCCCCACCCCCGAGCCAAACGTTGCACCATCGAAGCCGCCAAAATTGTCCGAGATGCGGCCGTCGCTGCTGGTGCCCCTGAGAACATCATCGGCTGGATTGATGAACCCACCGTTCCCCTCTCCCAAGCCCTGATGCAGCACCCGGATATTAAACTGATCCTCGCCACCGGTGGCCCCGGAATGGTAAAAGCCGCCTATTCTTCCGGGAATCCCTCCTTGGGGGTCGGCGCCGGCAACACTCCGGCTCTCATTGACGCCAGCGCCCATATCAAGATGGCCGTCTCGTCGATTTTACTCAGTAAAACCTTCGACAACGGTATGATTTGCGCCAGTGAGCAATCGGTGGTGGTTTTGGATGAGGTGTATGACGAAGTCCGCCAAGAATTTATCGAGCGCGGCGCCTATCTCCTCACCCCAGACGAGGGCGATCGCCTCGGCAAACTGATCATCAACAATGGACGACTCAACGCCAACATTGTCGGCCAGTCCGTTGAAAACATCGCCGCCCTCGCAGACATCACCATCCCCGAAAACACCCGCGTTCTCATCAGCGAAGTCAACGAGATCAGCACCGATGAACCCTTCGCCTACGAAAAACTCTCCCCAGTTCTAGCCATGTATCGGGCCCAGGACTTCGACGAAGCGGTCGACAAAGCTGAAGCCCTCGTGGAGTTTGGCGGACGGGGCCATACCGCTGTCCTCTACATCAAGCCCTCGGAAGTTGATCATATCAAGCAATTCGAGGACAAAATGCAGACGGCGCGGGTTCTCATTAACACCCCCTCCTCCCAAGGGGCCATTGGTGACCTCTATAACTTCCGCCTCGATCCCTCTCTTACCCTAGGCTGTGGCACCTGGGGGGGCAACTCCATCAGTGAAAACGTAGAACCCCATCACCTGCTCAACGTCAAAACTGTGGCTGAGCGGCGGGAGAATATGTTGTGGTTCCGCATTCCCCCCAAAGTCTATTTCAAATATGGGGCTCTGCCCGTGGCCCTACGGGAACTGGCCGGGAAACAACGGGCCCTGATTGTCACTGATAAACCCCTCTATAACCTGGGGATGACGGCGTCCGTGGAAACCGTCCTCGAAGACATTGGCTTGAAATACACCGTCTTCGCCGACGTGGAACCAGATCCCTCCCTGGATACCGTCAATCGGGGCTTAGCGGTGATGACGAGCTTTCAACCGGATGTCATTATCGCCCTCGGTGGTGGCTCGCCGATGGATGCGGCCAAAATCATGTGGCTGATGTATGAGCATCCCGAAATCGAGTTTGAAGGCCTGGCGATGCGGTTTATGGATATCCGCAAACGGGTCTATGATTTACCCCAGTTGGGTGAGAAAGCCGTGCTAGTGGCGATTCCCACCACCTCGGGAACTGGCTCTGAAGTCACTCCCTTTGCCGTGGTGACCGATCGCCGCAACGATATCAAATATCCCCTCGCTGATTATGCCCTGACCCCGACGATGGCGATCGTCGATCCGGAGTTAGTGCTGAATATGCCCAAGGGCCTCACCGCCTTTGGGGGGATTGATGCCCTCACCCATGCTTTGGAAGCCTATGTGTCGGTGTTGGCTTCGGAATACACCAACGGCTTGGCCCTAGAGGCGATTCGTCTGATCTTTAAGTATCTGCCGGATTCCTATCACCAAGGGGCCGCCAATCCCAAGGCTCGGGAGAAAATGCACTATGCCGCCACCATGGCGGGGATGGCCTTTGCCAATGGCTTCTTAGGCATTTGTCACTCCATCGCTCACCAACTCGGGGCAACCTTCCATATTCCCCATGGTTTGGCCAATGCACTGATGATTTCTCACATCATCCGCTACAACGCCACCAATGCCCCCTTTAAACAGGCCACCTTCTCCCAGTACAAGTATCCCAATGCCAAATGGCGCTATGCTCGCATTGCCGATCACTTGCAACTCGGGGGCGAGACGGAAGATGAGAAGATTGTCCGTCTGATTCAGTCTGTGGAACAGCTCAAACGAGAGGTGGGCATTCCCTCGGCCATGAAAGAGGTGATTCAGATGGATGAGGCTCAGTTTAAGGCCCAAGTGGATCAGGTGGCCGATCGCGCCTTTGACGACCAATGCACGGTCTCCAATCCACGCTATCCCCTGATTACTGACCTCAAACAACTGATCTTAGATGCCTATTACGGCAACTTGGATCTCTCCTGTCTCGATGGCAGTCAAACGGAGGGACTGACTGGGGTTCCCGATGTGCCAGCGGAACCGGAAGTCGTGATGCAATAA